In Cloacibacillus sp., the genomic window AGCACCAACTCAAAAATCTGACGTTACCAGACGGAGTCAAAGTGCCGATTACCATAACTTTATAAAAAGAACTTTGGATTAGGTTATTCTAGCGGCTTTCTTAATACCGTTTTTCCTGTCTTTGCCTTAAGTAAATCACCGTCTCTCCATATTAGATCCCCGCGTAAGAAAGTCGCTTCAACATAAGCCTTTGTTTTGAAACCTTCATAGGGAGTAAATGTACTTGAGGAATGAAGGTTCTCAGCTTTAATTGTAACTTCTTTGTTTAAGTCTAAAATTGCAATATCTGCATCGGCTCCAATTCGAAGAGTCCCTTTTCTGGGCAACATTCCAAAAATTTTCGCCGCATTGTAAGAAAGAATTTGAGAAACTCTTTGTAAAGAAATACCTCTTTTTCTTGCTTCGGTAATAATTAAAGGAGCTATAGTTTCGATTCCAGGAAAACCGCCAGGGCTGTACCATACACTTTTCTTTTTGTCGAGGCCCAGAGAACAATGGTCTGTTCCAATGGTATTTATAGTTCCATCTTTAATGCATTCCCACAAATAATCCAATGTTTCCCGGTTCCGCATTGTTGGGGTAACCTTAGCAATTGCTCCGGGCATTTTATTTGCCTCTTCGTGAGTCAGCACAAGGTATTGGGGACAGGTTTCTACGAATACCTTCACGCCGCTGTTTTTACGCGCTTCTTTCACGACGTTTATGGCTTTTATGGAAGATACGTGCGGCACATAGACTGTTGCTCCCGTTTCAGCGGCGTAATAGAGCAGTCTGTGTATATTTTCCGCTTCCGCTATAGAGGGGCGGCTCTTGGCAAAATCTGAAAAGGATATATTTTCTTTATCTTTTTCCGTCATAGATCTCTGGAAAAATTCAATAAGGTCGTCATTTTCACAGTGTACAATCGCCAATGTGCCGGGCACTTCGGAAACTTTGTTTAAGGCGGCATATATAATGCCGTCTCTTACTCCGATAGCCCCCATTTTAATAGCCCCCTCCATACCTACGTAGCTCATGAAGAATTTGAATGAGGTATGACCGAGCTCCGCATAGGAGGCTATTTCATCTATCTGTTCATAAGAGCTTAAGTTAAGATGCAAGGCAAT contains:
- a CDS encoding amidohydrolase family protein, translating into MESEKWVIKNGTIVNPEYGEIKADIKIENGIVTAIGRGLCEEGCKVYDAVDKYLFPGFIDTHVHLGNFNSFEDDCRSETISAAAGGVTTVCQMAKASKLPKFRPPQTSYHEVLDEITDIIDNNSSVDIALHLNLSSYEQIDEIASYAELGHTSFKFFMSYVGMEGAIKMGAIGVRDGIIYAALNKVSEVPGTLAIVHCENDDLIEFFQRSMTEKDKENISFSDFAKSRPSIAEAENIHRLLYYAAETGATVYVPHVSSIKAINVVKEARKNSGVKVFVETCPQYLVLTHEEANKMPGAIAKVTPTMRNRETLDYLWECIKDGTINTIGTDHCSLGLDKKKSVWYSPGGFPGIETIAPLIITEARKRGISLQRVSQILSYNAAKIFGMLPRKGTLRIGADADIAILDLNKEVTIKAENLHSSSTFTPYEGFKTKAYVEATFLRGDLIWRDGDLLKAKTGKTVLRKPLE